A single genomic interval of Syntrophales bacterium harbors:
- a CDS encoding DUF262 domain-containing protein — protein MGLNPYGRKISQIFNNVQYDVDFYQREYKWTDEGDKDYKPVSSLLKDIFYRFDLEKYKPNQEINQESTDKLEWYYLNTFMTNLIKGRKYIVDGQQRLTTLTLISIGLYHLSIKHKLADYLSDSLKSSIVDTVLVKREIYQTPVEVCFQRACCLLL, from the coding sequence ATGGGACTAAACCCTTACGGCAGAAAAATCAGTCAGATTTTCAACAACGTTCAATACGATGTTGACTTTTATCAACGAGAATACAAATGGACAGACGAGGGTGATAAAGATTACAAACCCGTTTCTTCTTTACTCAAAGACATATTTTACCGTTTTGATTTGGAAAAATATAAGCCTAACCAAGAGATTAATCAAGAGAGCACCGACAAACTTGAATGGTATTACCTCAACACCTTTATGACAAATCTAATTAAAGGAAGAAAGTATATCGTAGATGGACAACAAAGATTGACAACATTAACTTTAATTTCAATAGGGCTTTATCATTTAAGCATCAAACATAAATTGGCTGACTATCTTAGCGACTCACTTAAAAGTTCAATTGTAGATACCGTTCTTGTCAAGCGGGAAATTTATCAAACGCCGGTGGAAGTCTGTTTTCAAAGAGCGTGTTGCTTGCTTCTGTAG